From a region of the Listeria monocytogenes ATCC 19117 genome:
- a CDS encoding restriction endonuclease subunit S — MSHINKRVPKRRFMEFNNAVAWEQRKLGEIANSFEYGLNASSKTYDGENKYIRITDIDESSHVFNQDNLTSPDISLDNLNHYLLEEGDILLARTGASTGKSYCYNKIDGKVFFAGFLIRAKIKHEYNVSFIFQSTLTERYNNFIQVTSQRSGQPGINAQEYARFALYIPKLKEQQKIGDFFKQLDNTIALHQRKLEKIKALKTAYLSEMFPAEGETKPKRRFGGFTDDWEQRKFIEIINRLSKTSNSSILPKVEYEDIIAEEGRLNKDISNKFDSRKGILFQPKNILYGKLRPYLKNWLYPDFKGVAVGDFWVFEAIEATPRFIYNLIQSDSYQKVANDTAGTKMPRSDWTKVSNSSFFIPKESSEQKRIGTFFKQLDDTIALHQRKLQKLQNIKKAYLNEMFI, encoded by the coding sequence GTGTCACATATTAACAAGAGAGTTCCTAAAAGAAGATTTATGGAATTCAATAATGCTGTCGCTTGGGAACAGCGTAAGTTAGGTGAAATTGCGAATTCCTTCGAATATGGGCTTAATGCAAGTTCTAAAACATATGATGGAGAAAATAAATATATTCGAATTACAGATATTGATGAAAGTTCTCATGTATTTAATCAAGATAATCTAACCTCCCCAGATATAAGTTTAGATAACCTAAATCATTACTTATTAGAAGAGGGTGATATTCTCTTAGCGAGAACAGGAGCAAGTACTGGAAAATCTTATTGTTACAATAAAATAGATGGCAAAGTATTTTTTGCTGGGTTTCTAATAAGAGCAAAAATCAAACATGAATATAATGTCAGTTTTATCTTTCAAAGCACTTTAACAGAAAGGTATAATAATTTTATTCAGGTTACTTCTCAGAGATCAGGCCAACCAGGAATTAATGCTCAAGAGTATGCTAGATTTGCTTTATATATTCCTAAATTAAAAGAACAACAAAAAATAGGTGACTTTTTCAAACAACTAGACAACACTATCGCTCTTCATCAACGTAAGCTAGAAAAAATAAAAGCATTAAAAACTGCCTATCTCTCAGAAATGTTTCCAGCAGAAGGAGAAACCAAACCAAAACGCCGATTTGGAGGATTTACTGATGATTGGGAACAGCGTAAGTTTATAGAAATTATTAATCGTTTAAGTAAAACCTCTAATTCGAGTATCCTTCCTAAAGTAGAATATGAAGATATAATTGCAGAAGAAGGTCGATTGAATAAAGATATCTCTAACAAATTTGATAGTAGAAAAGGCATTTTGTTTCAACCTAAGAATATTCTATATGGAAAGTTACGTCCATATCTAAAAAATTGGTTATATCCTGATTTTAAAGGTGTTGCTGTAGGGGACTTTTGGGTATTTGAAGCTATAGAAGCTACCCCTCGTTTTATCTATAATTTAATTCAATCAGATAGTTATCAGAAAGTAGCTAATGATACTGCGGGAACGAAGATGCCTAGATCAGATTGGACAAAAGTATCTAATAGCAGCTTTTTCATTCCAAAAGAAAGCTCTGAACAAAAAAGAATAGGTACCTTTTTCAAACAACTCGACGACACTATCGCTCTTCACCAACGCAAACTACAAAAACTACAAAACATCAAAAAAGCATACTTAAACGAAATGTTCATTTAG